The following are encoded together in the Bacillus sp. NP157 genome:
- a CDS encoding tryptophan 2,3-dioxygenase, whose protein sequence is MAHPQRDLEPGIRTDLDGRLTYGDYLRLDQVLSAQHPLSQPEHHDELLFIIQHQTSELWLKLMIHELDAALVRLRADDLGGTQKVLARVKQIQRQLYEQWGVLETLTPAEYLQFRDVLGPSSGFQSLQYRIVEFLLGNKHADMLRVFEHDPAAHERLKAVYEAPGLYDEYLRFLARRGHPIPVELLERDVTQPWRSQPTLLPILRRIYEDTAAYWSEYHLSELLVDIEENFQLWRFRHMKTVERIIGFKPGTGGSSGVAFLRKALEQSFFPELIEVRTLLGT, encoded by the coding sequence ATGGCCCACCCCCAGCGCGACCTGGAACCCGGCATCCGCACCGATCTCGACGGGCGGCTGACCTATGGCGACTACCTCCGCCTGGACCAGGTGCTTTCCGCGCAGCACCCCCTGAGCCAGCCCGAGCACCACGACGAACTGCTGTTCATCATCCAGCACCAGACCTCGGAGCTGTGGCTCAAGCTGATGATCCACGAGCTGGATGCGGCGCTGGTGCGGCTGCGCGCCGACGACCTCGGCGGCACCCAGAAGGTGCTGGCCCGGGTCAAGCAGATCCAGCGCCAGCTTTACGAGCAGTGGGGCGTGCTGGAAACGCTCACCCCGGCCGAATACCTGCAGTTCCGCGACGTGCTGGGGCCGTCCTCCGGCTTCCAGTCCCTGCAGTACCGGATCGTCGAATTCCTGCTGGGCAACAAGCACGCCGACATGCTGCGGGTGTTCGAGCACGATCCGGCCGCCCACGAGCGCCTAAAGGCGGTCTACGAGGCGCCAGGGCTTTACGACGAATACCTGCGCTTCCTGGCCCGTCGCGGCCACCCCATTCCGGTGGAGTTGCTGGAGCGCGACGTCACCCAGCCCTGGCGTAGCCAGCCCACGCTGCTGCCGATCCTGCGCCGGATCTACGAAGACACGGCCGCCTACTGGTCTGAGTACCATCTCAGTGAGCTACTGGTCGACATCGAGGAAAACTTCCAGTTGTGGCGCTTCCGCCACATGAAGACCGTGGAACGCATCATCGGCTTCAAACCCGGCACTGGCGGGTCCTCCGGCGTGGCCTTCCTGCGCAAGGCGCTGGAGCAGAGCTTCTTCCCCGAGCTGATCGAAGTCCGCACGCTGCTGGGTACCTGA
- the pdhA gene encoding pyruvate dehydrogenase (acetyl-transferring) E1 component subunit alpha, whose amino-acid sequence MSIAAKFEIEYLQYLDQDGKETGKELPAFAKDLDHMVELYKLMVSTRVFDAKSIALQRTGKLGTYASCLGHEAAHVGIGSAMRREDSLAVSYREYGAQLYRGVKPREVYTYWGGDERGNDFQDAPAHDFAWCVPIGTQCLHAAGSALAFKIRKEPRVAVCTIGDGGSSKGDFYGAINVAGAQQLPLVAVIVNNQWAISVPRRIQSGSGTLAQKGIAAGLYCIQVDGNDIIAVRAAMEAALERARSGQGGSVIEAVTYRLGDHTTADDARRYRGEQEVKDAWERDPVPRLRKWLEAKGKWDDAKEEAWKAECDDWMDNEVNAYLETKNQPATAMFDYLYAEVPADLEAQRELVASLDRKS is encoded by the coding sequence GTGTCCATCGCCGCCAAGTTCGAAATCGAATACCTGCAGTACCTTGACCAGGATGGCAAGGAAACCGGCAAGGAACTGCCAGCCTTCGCCAAGGACCTCGACCACATGGTCGAGCTCTACAAGCTGATGGTGTCGACCCGTGTGTTCGACGCCAAGTCGATCGCCCTGCAGCGCACCGGCAAGCTGGGTACCTACGCCTCGTGCCTGGGCCACGAAGCCGCCCACGTCGGCATCGGCAGCGCCATGCGCCGGGAGGACTCGCTGGCCGTGTCCTACCGCGAATACGGCGCGCAGCTGTACCGTGGCGTGAAGCCGCGCGAGGTCTACACCTACTGGGGTGGCGACGAGCGCGGCAACGACTTCCAGGACGCCCCGGCCCACGACTTCGCCTGGTGCGTGCCGATCGGCACCCAGTGCCTGCACGCCGCCGGTTCGGCGCTGGCCTTCAAGATCCGCAAGGAACCGCGCGTGGCCGTCTGCACCATCGGTGACGGCGGCTCGTCCAAGGGCGACTTCTACGGCGCCATCAACGTCGCCGGCGCGCAGCAGCTGCCGCTGGTCGCCGTGATCGTCAACAACCAGTGGGCGATCTCGGTCCCCCGCCGCATCCAGAGCGGTTCGGGCACGCTGGCCCAGAAGGGCATCGCGGCTGGCCTGTACTGCATCCAGGTGGACGGCAACGACATCATCGCCGTGCGCGCGGCGATGGAAGCCGCGCTCGAGCGCGCCCGTTCCGGCCAGGGCGGCAGCGTCATCGAAGCGGTGACCTACCGCCTCGGCGACCACACCACCGCCGACGATGCCCGCCGCTACCGTGGCGAGCAGGAAGTGAAGGACGCCTGGGAGCGCGACCCGGTGCCGCGCCTGCGCAAGTGGCTCGAAGCCAAGGGCAAGTGGGACGACGCGAAGGAAGAGGCCTGGAAGGCCGAGTGCGACGACTGGATGGACAACGAGGTGAACGCGTACCTGGAGACGAAGAACCAGCCGGCAACGGCCATGTTCGACTACCTGTACGCCGAAGTCCCCGCCGACCTCGAAGCGCAGCGCGAGCTCGTCGCTTCCCTCGATCGCAAGTCGTAA
- a CDS encoding alpha-ketoacid dehydrogenase subunit beta — protein sequence MAQITLIEAVTQALAYEMRNDESVVVLGEDVGVNGGVFRATQGLQEQFGEMRVIDTPLDEGTIAGLTIGLAVQGMKPVAEAQFEGFIYPMMEHIACHAARMRNRTRGRMTVPAVWRAPWGGGIRAPEHHSEANEHLFTNIPGLRVVMPSSPARAYGLLLAAIRDPDPVIFFEPKRIYRQYKEEVPDDGEALPLDVCFVLRDGTDVTLVTWGAQVKECLEAADELAEKGISAEVIDVATLTPLDFDTIAESVTKTGRCVIVHEAPKTAGFGAEIAARLSEECLYSLLAPVERVTGFDTHIPLFRLEMKYLPSVERIVEAAERTLAAS from the coding sequence ATGGCACAAATCACTCTTATCGAAGCAGTGACCCAGGCGCTCGCCTACGAGATGCGCAACGACGAAAGCGTCGTGGTGCTCGGTGAGGACGTCGGCGTCAACGGTGGCGTGTTCCGCGCCACCCAGGGCCTGCAGGAACAGTTCGGCGAGATGCGCGTCATCGACACGCCGCTGGACGAAGGCACCATCGCCGGCCTGACCATCGGCCTGGCCGTGCAGGGCATGAAGCCGGTCGCCGAAGCGCAGTTCGAAGGCTTCATCTACCCGATGATGGAGCACATCGCCTGCCACGCCGCGCGCATGCGCAACCGCACCCGTGGCCGCATGACCGTGCCGGCCGTGTGGCGCGCCCCGTGGGGCGGCGGCATCCGTGCGCCGGAGCATCACTCCGAGGCGAACGAGCACCTGTTCACCAACATCCCGGGCCTGCGCGTGGTCATGCCGTCGTCGCCGGCGCGTGCCTACGGCCTGCTGCTCGCCGCCATCCGCGATCCGGATCCGGTGATCTTCTTCGAGCCCAAGCGCATCTATCGCCAGTACAAGGAAGAAGTGCCCGATGACGGCGAGGCACTGCCGCTCGACGTCTGCTTCGTGCTGCGCGACGGCACCGACGTGACCCTGGTGACCTGGGGCGCGCAGGTGAAGGAATGCCTCGAGGCCGCCGACGAACTGGCCGAGAAGGGCATCAGCGCCGAAGTCATCGACGTCGCCACGCTGACCCCGCTGGACTTCGACACGATCGCCGAGTCGGTGACCAAGACCGGTCGTTGCGTCATCGTCCACGAAGCCCCGAAGACCGCCGGTTTCGGTGCGGAAATCGCCGCCCGCCTGTCCGAGGAGTGCCTGTACAGCCTGCTCGCCCCGGTCGAACGCGTCACCGGTTTCGATACGCACATCCCGCTGTTCCGCCTGGAAATGAAGTACCTGCCCAGCGTCGAACGCATCGTCGAAGCCGCCGAACGCACGCTCGCCGCCTCCTGA
- a CDS encoding 2-oxo acid dehydrogenase subunit E2: MADIKTFFLPDLGEGLPDATVVEWHVKEGDTIKLDAPLVSMETAKAVVDVPSPYSGTVKKLHGAVGDIIETGASLADFEIDPNARQRAEAESTGHHHGPKKGVGSPAADDASKVVASDDGGEIDADGKAPAQREDEGTVVGAMVSGNAVHTEQVSSAGGVKAVPAVRALAKKMKIDLTRVQPTGAGGVITMQDVKNAAANGSAAVGSAPARPAAAQHLAPTLPEPGPAPTRTPVSLAGKAVRTSPPGKEAMGQPEQLKGVRRNMARVMADAHAQVVPTSIVDDADLHAWIGKQDITARLIRAMVVACKAVPALNAWFNGKDLTRTLHPHVDIGIAVDTDDGLFVPALRNADVLDGAGIRAAIKRLRTSVEDRSIPASELSGYTISLSNFGMFAGRYATPVVVPPTVAIVGAGKLSHDVVAVMGGIEVHRRMPLSLTFDHRAATGGEAARFLKAMIDDLGLPN; encoded by the coding sequence ATGGCCGACATCAAGACCTTTTTCCTGCCGGACCTCGGCGAAGGCCTGCCCGACGCGACCGTCGTCGAGTGGCACGTCAAGGAAGGCGACACGATCAAGCTCGACGCCCCGCTGGTGTCGATGGAAACCGCGAAGGCCGTCGTCGACGTGCCCTCGCCCTACTCCGGCACCGTGAAGAAGCTGCACGGCGCGGTCGGCGACATCATCGAAACCGGCGCGTCGCTGGCCGATTTCGAGATCGACCCGAATGCGCGCCAGCGCGCCGAAGCCGAGTCCACCGGCCACCACCACGGCCCGAAGAAGGGCGTCGGTAGCCCGGCCGCCGACGATGCGTCGAAGGTCGTCGCCTCCGACGACGGCGGCGAGATCGACGCCGACGGCAAGGCCCCGGCCCAGCGCGAGGACGAAGGCACCGTCGTGGGCGCCATGGTCAGCGGCAACGCCGTGCACACCGAGCAGGTCTCCAGTGCCGGTGGCGTGAAGGCTGTCCCGGCCGTGCGTGCGCTGGCGAAGAAGATGAAGATCGACCTCACCCGCGTGCAGCCGACCGGCGCCGGTGGCGTCATCACCATGCAGGACGTGAAAAACGCCGCCGCCAATGGCAGTGCCGCGGTGGGTTCCGCGCCGGCCCGTCCGGCCGCCGCGCAGCACCTCGCACCGACGCTGCCGGAGCCGGGCCCCGCCCCGACCCGCACGCCGGTGTCGCTGGCTGGCAAGGCCGTCCGCACCTCGCCCCCGGGTAAGGAAGCGATGGGCCAGCCGGAGCAGCTGAAGGGTGTCCGTCGCAACATGGCCCGCGTCATGGCCGACGCCCACGCCCAGGTCGTGCCGACCTCGATCGTGGACGACGCCGACCTGCACGCCTGGATCGGCAAGCAGGACATCACCGCCCGCCTGATCCGCGCGATGGTGGTGGCATGCAAGGCGGTCCCGGCGCTCAATGCCTGGTTCAACGGCAAGGACCTGACCCGCACGCTGCACCCGCACGTGGACATCGGCATTGCCGTGGACACCGACGACGGTCTGTTCGTGCCGGCGCTGCGTAACGCCGACGTGCTCGATGGCGCCGGCATCCGTGCCGCCATCAAGCGCCTGCGTACTTCGGTCGAAGACCGCAGCATCCCGGCCTCGGAGCTCTCCGGCTACACCATCAGCCTGAGCAACTTCGGCATGTTCGCCGGCCGCTACGCCACCCCGGTGGTCGTGCCGCCGACCGTCGCCATCGTCGGCGCCGGCAAGCTCAGCCACGACGTGGTCGCGGTCATGGGCGGCATCGAAGTGCATCGCCGCATGCCGCTGTCGCTCACCTTCGACCACCGCGCCGCCACCGGCGGCGAGGCTGCGCGCTTCCTCAAGGCGATGATCGACGACCTGGGCCTGCCGAACTGA
- a CDS encoding DUF1456 family protein, with protein MLNNDTLRSIRYMLDLGDVHVVEILALGGHVATRDEVEGWLKREDDAGFVAMPDPVMAHFLDGLIVHRRGRDESQPPRPVETRINNNTVLKKLRVAFELKEDDILAIMGDAGFKVSKGEVNALFRQPKHTNFRLCGDQFLRNFLKGLTGRLRKV; from the coding sequence ATGCTTAACAACGATACCCTACGCAGCATCCGCTACATGCTCGATCTCGGCGACGTGCACGTCGTCGAGATCCTCGCCCTGGGTGGCCACGTGGCCACCCGGGACGAGGTCGAAGGCTGGCTCAAGCGCGAAGACGACGCCGGCTTCGTCGCCATGCCAGACCCGGTGATGGCGCATTTCCTCGACGGCCTGATCGTCCACCGCCGCGGCCGCGACGAGTCGCAGCCCCCGCGCCCGGTCGAGACCCGGATCAACAACAACACCGTGCTGAAGAAGCTGCGCGTCGCCTTCGAGCTGAAGGAAGACGACATCCTCGCGATCATGGGCGATGCCGGTTTCAAGGTGTCCAAGGGCGAAGTGAACGCCCTCTTCCGCCAGCCGAAGCACACGAATTTCCGCCTTTGCGGCGATCAGTTCCTGCGGAATTTCCTGAAGGGGCTGACGGGGCGGTTGCGCAAGGTTTGA
- a CDS encoding tryptophan--tRNA ligase: protein MRTRVLTGITTTGTPHLGNFAGAIRPAIVASKDPNVDAFYFMADYHALIKADDAERVAASRMKITATWLAGGLDPETATIYRQSDIPEVPELMWLLTCVTGKGLLNRAHAYKAAVDRNVELHEDPDAGVTAGLYMYPVLMAADILAFNANKVPVGRDQIQHIEMARDIAQRFNHIYGREYFVLPEVQIEEQVATLPGLDGRKMSKSYDNTIPLFDGGSKALREAIMKIVTDSRAPGEPKDTDDSALFTIFKAFASPSESAAFADALHGGLGWGEAKQVLFERIEADVAPMRERYDSLMARPDDMEDILLAGAAKARSIAVPLLAELREAVGLRTFRPAAKAQPEAAKAPAKARPPRFASFREDDGSFRFRLFGADGEELLLSVPFKDPKAAGQLRQALSTLGGSAAAIESQGDHVALLIDGQVVANGQSYPDEVARATAILRLRAALDALAADQE, encoded by the coding sequence ATGCGTACCCGTGTTCTTACCGGCATCACCACCACCGGCACGCCGCACCTCGGCAACTTTGCCGGTGCGATCCGTCCGGCCATCGTCGCGAGCAAGGATCCCAACGTGGATGCCTTCTACTTCATGGCCGACTACCACGCGCTGATCAAGGCGGACGACGCCGAGCGCGTGGCCGCCTCGCGCATGAAGATCACGGCGACCTGGCTGGCCGGAGGCCTGGATCCGGAGACCGCGACCATCTACCGCCAGTCGGACATCCCCGAGGTGCCCGAGCTGATGTGGCTGCTGACCTGTGTCACCGGCAAGGGCCTGCTCAATCGGGCGCACGCCTACAAGGCCGCGGTCGACCGCAACGTCGAGCTGCATGAAGACCCGGATGCGGGCGTCACCGCCGGCCTCTACATGTACCCGGTGCTCATGGCCGCCGACATCCTCGCCTTCAACGCGAACAAGGTGCCGGTAGGCCGCGACCAGATCCAGCACATCGAGATGGCGCGCGATATCGCCCAGCGCTTCAACCATATCTACGGCCGCGAGTACTTCGTGCTGCCGGAAGTGCAGATCGAAGAACAGGTGGCGACCCTGCCGGGCCTGGACGGCCGGAAGATGTCGAAGAGCTACGACAACACCATCCCGCTGTTCGATGGCGGTTCGAAGGCCCTGCGCGAAGCGATCATGAAGATCGTCACCGATTCGCGCGCGCCCGGCGAGCCGAAAGACACCGACGACTCCGCGCTGTTCACGATCTTCAAGGCCTTCGCCTCTCCGTCGGAAAGCGCGGCATTCGCCGATGCGTTGCATGGCGGACTGGGCTGGGGCGAAGCCAAGCAGGTGTTGTTCGAGCGGATCGAGGCCGACGTGGCGCCGATGCGCGAGCGCTACGACTCGCTGATGGCGCGCCCTGACGACATGGAAGACATCCTGCTGGCAGGCGCCGCGAAGGCGCGTTCCATCGCCGTCCCCCTGCTGGCCGAACTGCGCGAGGCCGTGGGCCTGCGCACGTTCCGTCCGGCGGCAAAGGCCCAGCCTGAGGCTGCGAAGGCGCCGGCGAAAGCCAGGCCGCCGCGCTTCGCCAGTTTCCGCGAGGACGATGGCAGCTTCCGCTTCCGTCTGTTCGGCGCGGATGGCGAGGAGCTGCTGCTCTCGGTGCCGTTCAAGGATCCGAAGGCCGCGGGCCAGCTGCGCCAGGCGCTGTCGACCCTGGGTGGATCCGCCGCCGCGATCGAATCGCAGGGTGACCACGTCGCGCTGCTGATCGATGGGCAGGTGGTGGCCAACGGCCAGTCCTACCCCGACGAGGTGGCGCGCGCCACTGCCATCCTGCGCCTGCGCGCCGCGCTGGACGCACTGGCCGCCGACCAGGAGTAA
- the rocF gene encoding arginase, with product MSPTTRSVALVGVPTDIGAGHRGSSMGPEALRVARLAERLSRRGMHVVDRGNVAGPLNPWLPPTNGYRHLDEAVAWNTATHEAIYGALNDGHLPIMLGGDHCLAIGSISAVARYCRDKGKKLRVLWLDAHADFNTSNITPSGNIHGMPVACLCGHGPDALTGIGGTTPAISPDVIRQIGIRSVDEGEKRLVHEVGIDIYDMRYIDEIGIKAAMEEALAGVDDDTHLHVSFDVDFLDPSIAPGVGTTVRGGPNYREAQLVMEMIADTGRVGSLDIVELNPAFDKRNQTAKLAVELVESLFGKSTLMR from the coding sequence ATGAGCCCTACCACCCGTTCGGTCGCCCTCGTCGGCGTCCCCACTGATATCGGCGCCGGCCACCGCGGCAGTTCCATGGGCCCCGAGGCCCTGCGCGTCGCACGGCTGGCCGAGCGGCTGTCCAGGCGCGGCATGCACGTGGTCGACCGCGGCAACGTGGCCGGCCCGCTCAACCCCTGGCTGCCGCCGACCAATGGCTATCGCCACCTGGACGAAGCCGTGGCCTGGAATACCGCCACCCACGAGGCGATCTACGGGGCGCTCAACGACGGCCACCTGCCGATCATGCTGGGCGGCGACCACTGCCTCGCCATCGGTTCCATTTCGGCCGTGGCCCGTTATTGCCGGGACAAGGGCAAGAAGCTTCGCGTGTTGTGGCTGGACGCCCACGCCGACTTCAACACCAGCAACATCACCCCGTCGGGCAATATCCACGGCATGCCGGTCGCGTGCCTCTGCGGCCACGGCCCGGACGCGCTGACCGGCATCGGCGGCACCACGCCGGCGATCAGCCCCGACGTCATCCGCCAGATCGGCATCCGCTCGGTGGATGAGGGCGAGAAGCGCCTTGTCCACGAAGTGGGCATCGATATCTACGACATGCGCTACATCGACGAGATCGGCATCAAGGCCGCGATGGAAGAGGCCCTGGCCGGCGTGGACGACGATACCCACCTGCATGTCAGCTTCGACGTCGACTTCCTCGACCCGAGCATCGCCCCGGGCGTGGGCACCACGGTGAGGGGCGGCCCGAACTATCGCGAGGCCCAGTTGGTGATGGAGATGATCGCCGACACCGGGCGGGTAGGCTCGCTGGATATCGTGGAGCTGAACCCGGCGTTCGATAAGCGGAACCAGACGGCGAAGCTGGCGGTGGAGCTGGTGGAGTCGTTGTTCGGGAAGTCGACCCTGATGCGCTGA
- a CDS encoding rhodanese-like domain-containing protein, with translation MTRLCVSLACVLLAVPFVAGAQDVSREALASRMAAHQAPVVLDVRTPGEYRDGHLAGALNVPVDEVAVRHGVLGARRDQELVVYCKSGKRAARARDTLQSLGYTNVHLLEGSADAWRADGRPLVEERPQP, from the coding sequence ATGACTCGTCTTTGCGTGTCCCTCGCGTGTGTGTTGCTTGCCGTGCCTTTCGTGGCAGGGGCGCAGGACGTTTCCCGGGAGGCGCTGGCGTCGCGGATGGCGGCGCACCAGGCGCCCGTCGTGCTCGACGTGCGCACGCCCGGGGAATATCGCGACGGCCACCTGGCGGGTGCCTTGAACGTGCCCGTGGATGAGGTGGCGGTCCGCCACGGCGTCCTCGGTGCGCGGCGCGACCAGGAACTGGTCGTCTACTGCAAGTCAGGCAAGCGCGCCGCGCGTGCCCGCGACACCTTGCAATCCCTGGGCTACACCAACGTGCACCTGCTCGAAGGAAGCGCCGATGCATGGCGCGCCGACGGCCGTCCGCTGGTTGAAGAACGCCCCCAACCCTGA
- a CDS encoding DUF4258 domain-containing protein: MTRHAEQRMVEREITLKQLLTCLRRGDLAESPRLDEHGNWKLVVEAYTAGDHLASIVALDTRQPQAIVITTFWVL; this comes from the coding sequence GTGACGCGGCATGCCGAGCAGAGGATGGTCGAGCGCGAGATAACGCTGAAGCAGCTACTTACGTGCCTGCGTCGTGGCGACCTTGCCGAGTCGCCTCGGCTGGACGAGCACGGAAACTGGAAGCTGGTGGTTGAGGCATACACGGCGGGTGATCACCTGGCATCGATCGTCGCCCTCGATACCCGACAACCGCAGGCTATCGTCATCACGACTTTCTGGGTGCTTTGA
- a CDS encoding lysophospholipase, producing the protein MKRTTRWILLLLAFLALTAIFAGASLYAMQDQLLYPGAQATRPFGDLRVQRADGVMRGWILHPEAGDALVVFGGNGMSLSRYAPRLEQCTTRAVYLMPYRGYEGQMGRPRERDFVADGIALVDEIKKTHARVGILGISIGTGVATQVAAARKPDMLWLVTPYDKMTRVADDNMHGLPVSLIMHDHFDSDVAAQKLGGVPVIVLQANHDEVIPAGRTEALVRALPQPPVAWLHVDAGHNTILSADALCASLRQRTASDSPTP; encoded by the coding sequence ATGAAGCGAACGACCCGCTGGATCCTTCTGCTACTGGCCTTCCTCGCCCTCACGGCCATTTTCGCGGGGGCATCGCTTTACGCGATGCAGGACCAGCTTCTGTATCCCGGTGCGCAGGCAACGCGGCCATTCGGCGATCTTCGCGTGCAGCGAGCTGACGGCGTCATGCGCGGATGGATCCTGCATCCGGAGGCCGGGGACGCCCTCGTGGTATTCGGTGGCAACGGCATGAGCCTGTCGCGCTACGCGCCGCGGCTGGAGCAGTGCACCACGCGCGCGGTGTATCTCATGCCGTACCGCGGCTACGAGGGGCAGATGGGCCGGCCACGCGAACGCGATTTCGTGGCCGATGGCATCGCCCTTGTCGACGAAATCAAGAAGACCCACGCCCGTGTCGGCATCCTCGGCATCAGCATCGGTACGGGCGTTGCCACGCAGGTAGCGGCGGCGCGTAAACCAGACATGCTTTGGCTGGTAACGCCCTACGACAAGATGACCCGCGTGGCGGACGACAACATGCATGGTTTGCCGGTCAGCCTGATCATGCACGATCACTTCGATAGCGACGTCGCAGCGCAGAAGCTTGGTGGCGTTCCGGTCATCGTGCTGCAGGCCAACCACGATGAGGTCATCCCTGCCGGACGCACGGAGGCGCTGGTTCGTGCGCTACCGCAACCGCCGGTCGCGTGGCTTCATGTCGACGCCGGGCACAACACCATCCTGTCCGCGGATGCGCTGTGCGCGTCGCTCAGGCAACGTACTGCCAGCGATTCCCCGACTCCCTGA